In Opitutaceae bacterium TAV5, one genomic interval encodes:
- a CDS encoding DNA polymerase III, with translation MSWTRHLIHFVDFEGSLASGILEYGVVTIRDGGIIRSHTRLCRATGCIRAEDSAVHGLDAETVAAHALFHDDFELFAGFRESGPLAAHFAQAENSLIKSVWPYPRTSPDFAREGERLTDWGPWIDTGRLYPQLYDGLATAKLGELVTAFGLQAKLDAVAAEHCPPDRRRYHAALYDALAGALLLTRLVEERSIAERPLPWLLGMSTLDGGKRDDLWQATLF, from the coding sequence ATGTCCTGGACCCGTCATCTCATTCATTTCGTCGATTTCGAAGGCAGCCTCGCTTCCGGCATTCTCGAGTACGGTGTGGTGACGATCCGTGACGGCGGGATCATCCGTTCGCACACCCGCCTCTGCCGCGCGACCGGCTGCATCCGGGCGGAGGACAGCGCGGTCCACGGCCTCGATGCCGAAACGGTGGCGGCCCACGCGCTGTTTCACGACGATTTCGAACTGTTTGCCGGCTTTCGCGAATCGGGGCCGCTGGCCGCTCATTTTGCCCAGGCGGAAAATTCGCTGATCAAATCCGTGTGGCCCTATCCGCGAACCTCGCCCGATTTTGCGAGGGAAGGAGAGCGGCTGACGGATTGGGGACCCTGGATCGACACCGGCCGGCTGTATCCGCAATTATACGACGGACTCGCGACGGCGAAGCTGGGAGAACTGGTGACGGCATTCGGATTGCAGGCGAAGCTCGATGCGGTGGCGGCGGAGCATTGTCCACCGGACCGGCGCCGGTACCACGCCGCGCTTTACGATGCGCTGGCCGGCGCGCTGCTGCTCACCCGCCTGGTCGAAGAGCGATCAATCGCGGAGCGGCCGCTACCCTGGCTCCTCGGCATGAGCACTCTCGACGGTGGCAAACGCGACGACCTCTGGCAGGCCACGCTGTTTTGA
- a CDS encoding pilus biosynthesis protein PilC: MPKFTYTAIDSATGKDRKGVIEAASSEQATIELKAKGLLPTQIMGEGNASNLRLGPKKTAKGGQGGGGADVKSWLNLGGSGTKKKRPMTFGKAINQKGLTLFTRQLATLINAGMPILRSLETLARQEKRPAFKVAIDDIAETIRSGGTFSDGLLQHPKIFDRLYVNMVKAGEAGGVLGTVLDRLSKFMEKAMKIRGKVKSAMTYPLIIMFVAVAVVAALMVFVIPKFEEIFDGLLKGQPLPDITRLVLGVSRFIKDHFLITLGIVIGGWILFKAFKKTKFGISIIDRILIKTPAVGPLFLKAAVGRFTRTLGTLLTSGVPILQALLITRDTSGNVHVANALNSVHDRVKEGDSVGKPLEATRIFPTMVSSMVEVGEETGALPDMLNRIADVYDDEVDNAVASITSIIEPVMIVFLAVIVGTIVIAMFMPLIRIIQTLSN; this comes from the coding sequence ATGCCGAAGTTCACCTACACCGCCATTGATTCCGCCACCGGCAAAGACCGCAAGGGCGTGATTGAAGCTGCCTCCTCCGAACAAGCCACGATCGAGCTCAAGGCCAAGGGTCTGCTCCCGACGCAGATCATGGGCGAAGGCAATGCGAGCAACCTCCGGCTCGGTCCGAAAAAAACAGCCAAGGGAGGGCAGGGCGGCGGTGGAGCCGATGTCAAGTCATGGCTCAATCTCGGCGGCTCCGGCACGAAGAAGAAAAGGCCGATGACCTTCGGCAAGGCCATCAACCAGAAAGGCCTTACCCTTTTCACCCGCCAGCTTGCCACCCTCATCAACGCCGGCATGCCCATTCTCCGCAGCCTGGAAACGCTGGCCCGGCAGGAAAAAAGACCCGCCTTCAAAGTGGCTATCGATGACATCGCCGAGACCATCCGCTCCGGCGGTACCTTTTCCGATGGTCTCCTGCAGCATCCGAAAATTTTTGACCGCCTTTATGTGAACATGGTGAAGGCCGGCGAGGCGGGCGGCGTGCTCGGCACCGTGCTCGACCGCCTCTCGAAGTTCATGGAAAAAGCCATGAAAATCAGAGGCAAGGTCAAGTCTGCCATGACCTACCCGCTGATCATCATGTTCGTGGCCGTTGCGGTTGTGGCGGCGCTGATGGTGTTTGTTATCCCCAAGTTCGAGGAAATCTTCGACGGCCTGCTCAAGGGCCAGCCTCTCCCCGACATCACCCGTCTCGTGCTCGGCGTCAGTCGATTCATCAAGGACCATTTCCTGATCACCCTCGGCATTGTGATTGGTGGTTGGATACTCTTCAAGGCCTTCAAAAAGACGAAGTTCGGCATCAGTATCATCGACAGGATTCTCATCAAGACCCCCGCCGTCGGTCCTCTCTTCCTCAAGGCCGCGGTCGGCCGTTTCACCCGCACGCTCGGCACCCTGCTCACGTCCGGCGTCCCCATCCTCCAGGCTCTCCTCATCACCCGCGACACCTCGGGCAACGTCCATGTCGCCAACGCGCTCAACTCCGTGCACGACCGCGTGAAGGAGGGTGACAGCGTGGGAAAACCGCTCGAGGCCACCCGCATCTTCCCGACAATGGTCAGTTCGATGGTGGAAGTCGGCGAGGAAACCGGTGCGCTCCCCGACATGCTCAACCGCATCGCCGACGTGTACGACGACGAGGTGGACAACGCCGTCGCGTCGATCACGTCGATCATCGAGCCGGTCATGATCGTCTTCCTCGCGGTGATCGTCGGCACCATCGTCATCGCGATGTTCATGCCGCTCATCAGGATCATCCAGACGCTTTCCAACTGA
- a CDS encoding type IV fimbrial assembly protein PilB: protein MFDAHSQAILEICRDQHLIEPQALHDLNEEHKATGKPLAALITELNLVEKDTLLAKIAENLGLDYIAEPPTALTEEQVASLPGSLARMYGVVPLRGDSISVDLLATDPFNNQIIDDLTFALGKDVRLIVTDPEKVEALIRLHYGDDGTGLEDLLRELSGEGTAGITTPSDEESLSDAELENQANATPIIRFVNLVLGQAIKDKASDVHFEPFEHEFKIRYRIDGALYEMSPPPKHLALPITSRIKVLSNLNIAERRVPQDGRIKLTVNGKPVDLRVSTLPTQFGESVVLRVLDQSAVQLEIGQLGMPEDVYEGIHDIIHRPNGIFIVTGPTGSGKTTTLYSALRIINTIDLKLLTAEDPVEYEIEGIMQVPVNHAVGLTFASALRSFLRQDPDVIMVGEIRDLETAQISIQASLTGHLVLSTLHTNDAAGAVTRLVDMGVEPFLIASSLEAVLAQRLVRRICSKCRTAYEPPADLLQQLGIDPIDIGDREFFYGKGCEHCSDTGYRGRMGIYEWLRMSEAVRDLVVQRAPTLVIKQKALEQGMRTLRDDGLRAIFDGATTIEEVVKYT from the coding sequence ATGTTCGACGCTCACAGCCAGGCCATTCTCGAAATCTGTCGCGACCAGCACCTCATCGAGCCGCAGGCGCTGCATGATCTCAACGAAGAGCACAAGGCCACCGGCAAGCCTCTCGCTGCGCTCATCACCGAGCTCAACCTTGTCGAGAAGGATACGCTTCTCGCCAAAATCGCCGAAAATCTGGGGCTCGACTACATCGCCGAGCCTCCGACCGCCCTGACCGAGGAACAGGTGGCCAGCCTTCCCGGCAGCCTCGCGCGCATGTACGGCGTTGTCCCCCTCCGCGGAGACAGCATCTCCGTCGATCTGCTCGCCACCGACCCGTTCAACAACCAGATCATCGACGACCTGACCTTTGCCCTCGGCAAGGACGTCCGCCTCATCGTCACCGACCCCGAAAAGGTCGAAGCGCTCATCCGCCTGCACTACGGAGACGACGGCACCGGCCTCGAGGACCTCCTGCGCGAACTCAGCGGCGAGGGCACCGCCGGCATCACCACACCTTCCGATGAAGAGTCGCTGAGTGATGCCGAGCTTGAAAATCAGGCCAACGCCACGCCCATCATCCGGTTCGTCAATCTCGTTCTCGGCCAGGCCATCAAGGACAAGGCATCCGACGTCCATTTCGAGCCCTTCGAACACGAGTTCAAGATCCGGTACCGCATCGACGGCGCGCTCTACGAGATGTCGCCTCCGCCCAAGCACCTTGCGCTTCCCATCACCTCGCGCATCAAGGTGCTTTCCAACCTCAACATCGCCGAACGCCGCGTCCCGCAGGACGGGCGCATCAAGCTCACGGTCAACGGCAAGCCCGTCGATCTCCGTGTCTCCACCCTGCCCACCCAGTTCGGCGAATCCGTCGTGTTGCGCGTGCTCGACCAGAGCGCCGTGCAGCTCGAGATCGGCCAGCTCGGCATGCCCGAGGATGTCTACGAAGGCATTCACGACATCATCCATCGCCCCAACGGCATTTTTATCGTTACCGGCCCCACCGGTTCCGGCAAGACGACCACCCTCTACTCGGCTCTCCGCATCATCAACACCATCGACCTGAAGCTCCTCACTGCCGAGGACCCGGTCGAATACGAAATCGAGGGCATCATGCAGGTGCCGGTGAACCACGCCGTCGGCCTCACCTTCGCTTCCGCTCTCCGCTCCTTCCTCCGTCAGGATCCCGACGTGATCATGGTCGGTGAAATCCGCGATCTCGAAACGGCCCAGATTTCCATCCAGGCTTCGCTGACCGGTCACCTTGTGCTTTCCACGCTCCACACCAACGACGCCGCCGGCGCCGTCACGCGACTCGTGGACATGGGCGTCGAGCCCTTCCTTATCGCTTCGTCGCTGGAAGCCGTGCTCGCGCAACGTCTCGTCCGCCGCATCTGCAGCAAATGCCGCACCGCCTATGAGCCGCCGGCGGATCTCCTCCAGCAACTCGGCATCGATCCCATCGACATCGGTGACCGCGAGTTTTTCTACGGCAAGGGCTGCGAACACTGCAGCGACACCGGCTACCGCGGCCGCATGGGCATCTACGAATGGCTCCGCATGAGCGAGGCGGTCCGCGACCTCGTCGTGCAGCGCGCTCCCACCCTGGTCATCAAGCAAAAGGCGCTCGAACAAGGCATGCGCACCCTCCGCGACGACGGTCTCCGGGCCATTTTCGACGGCGCCACCACGATCGAAGAAGTCGTCAAGTACACCTGA
- a CDS encoding twitching motility protein PilT, giving the protein MSYEMNDLLELVVNQNASDLHCQVGQPPTLRISGSMMPIDGPALTPADTEHLILAITPEVHQQALKMNGGSDFGFAYLDKARFRVSVLKAKGNYGLVLRQIPYKMFGLREIGLPDKARELLYRPRGLILVTGPTGSGKTTTLASMINYINENREGHIITVEDPIEYYHPHKNCIVTQREVGQDVPSFAEAIKRALRQDPDVILVGEMRDLETIEAAISAAETGHLVFGTLHTNSAAKTVDRIVDAFPANMKDMIRTQLASSIIAVISQALCKKIGGGRIAAYEIMVMTTSIAAKIRDNKTFGINSDIQTGSTLGMIPLDTHLLSLVNRKLITADEAMEKCMEPIPMREKLIEMGEELKPV; this is encoded by the coding sequence ATGAGCTACGAAATGAATGACCTTCTGGAGCTGGTTGTGAACCAGAACGCCTCCGACCTTCATTGCCAGGTTGGCCAGCCGCCGACACTCCGTATCAGCGGCAGCATGATGCCGATCGACGGCCCCGCGCTGACGCCCGCCGACACCGAGCACCTCATCCTGGCCATCACGCCCGAAGTCCACCAGCAGGCGCTCAAGATGAACGGCGGCTCCGACTTCGGTTTCGCCTACCTCGACAAGGCCCGCTTCCGCGTTTCCGTGCTCAAGGCCAAGGGCAATTACGGCCTCGTTCTCCGCCAGATTCCCTACAAGATGTTCGGTCTGCGCGAGATCGGCCTTCCCGACAAGGCCCGCGAACTCCTCTACCGCCCGCGTGGCCTCATTCTCGTCACCGGCCCGACCGGCTCCGGCAAGACCACCACCCTCGCCTCGATGATCAACTACATCAACGAGAACCGCGAAGGCCACATCATCACGGTCGAGGACCCCATCGAGTACTACCACCCGCACAAAAACTGCATCGTGACCCAGCGCGAAGTCGGCCAGGACGTGCCCTCCTTCGCCGAGGCCATCAAACGCGCCCTCCGCCAGGACCCCGACGTCATCCTCGTCGGTGAAATGCGTGACCTCGAGACCATCGAGGCCGCCATCTCCGCCGCCGAGACGGGCCACCTCGTTTTTGGCACGCTCCACACCAATTCCGCCGCCAAGACCGTTGACCGTATCGTCGACGCCTTCCCGGCCAACATGAAGGACATGATCCGCACCCAGCTCGCGTCCTCCATCATCGCCGTCATCTCGCAGGCCCTCTGCAAAAAAATCGGCGGTGGCCGCATCGCCGCCTACGAGATCATGGTCATGACGACCTCCATCGCAGCCAAGATCCGCGACAACAAAACCTTCGGCATCAATTCCGACATCCAGACCGGTTCTACCCTCGGCATGATCCCGCTGGATACCCATCTGCTCAGTCTTGTGAACCGCAAACTCATCACCGCCGACGAAGCGATGGAAAAGTGCATGGAACCGATCCCCATGCGCGAAAAACTCATCGAAATGGGCGAGGAGTTGAAGCCGGTGTAA
- a CDS encoding type IV fimbrial assembly protein PilB: MTSADDFVIQLALDKGLLTQEQIDTARAIIAQHTDLTRPPPKVLEVLTSEQQITTQQISKMLADEFGMPLIDMHALRPSPELLKKMTRAIASRYKVFPVELTGHTLRIAISDPLDVDTIDNLTHLLKLTIEPAIAPLDEIEKAIERYYGKDAATLDALLDDFSATDESQINTVTEAAAGMASGDDVDAPIIKLVYQIILEAIQRRASDIHLEPLEKSFRVRYRIDGVLIEVDGPAKRLQLAVISRVKIMANISIAEKRIPQDGRIQINFSGKQIDLRVSSLPTAHGESIVMRILDKEGLSLGLPELGFLSDDQATMEKIISMPDGIFLVTGPTGSGKTTTLYSCLHFINKPDRKLITVEDPVEYQLSGVNQVPVRHEVGMTFASALRAMLRQAPNIVMVGEIRDLETAEIAINASLTGHMVFSTLHTNDAPGAVTRLIDIGVKPFLVSTSLRAVMAQRLVRKICKHCKKPWVPDPRELRSLNITAQQASGATFMKGTGCAECHNTGYRGRSGIFEIFIVNDEIQRMIYDNVGTSRLREKARSLGMRTMREDGVRKVLGGYTTIEEVVSITVGDAN; this comes from the coding sequence GTGACATCCGCCGATGATTTCGTCATCCAGCTCGCCCTCGACAAGGGCCTGCTGACACAAGAACAGATTGATACCGCCCGCGCGATCATCGCGCAGCACACCGACCTGACCCGGCCGCCTCCCAAGGTGCTCGAAGTGCTCACGTCGGAGCAGCAGATCACCACGCAGCAGATCTCGAAGATGCTGGCCGACGAGTTCGGGATGCCGCTGATCGACATGCACGCGCTCCGGCCCTCGCCCGAGTTGCTCAAGAAGATGACCCGGGCCATCGCCTCGCGGTACAAGGTCTTCCCGGTCGAGCTCACCGGCCACACGCTCCGCATCGCCATCAGTGATCCGCTCGATGTCGATACCATCGACAACCTTACCCATCTCCTGAAGCTCACGATCGAGCCGGCCATCGCCCCGCTCGACGAAATCGAAAAAGCCATCGAGCGCTATTACGGCAAGGATGCCGCCACGCTCGACGCCCTCCTTGACGACTTTTCCGCCACCGACGAGTCGCAGATCAACACCGTCACCGAAGCCGCCGCCGGCATGGCCTCAGGCGACGACGTGGATGCGCCGATCATCAAGCTCGTTTACCAGATCATCCTCGAGGCGATCCAGCGGCGCGCGTCCGACATCCACCTCGAGCCGCTCGAAAAAAGTTTCCGCGTCCGCTACCGCATCGACGGCGTGCTCATCGAGGTCGACGGCCCCGCCAAGCGTCTGCAACTCGCGGTGATCTCCCGCGTGAAGATCATGGCCAACATCTCGATCGCCGAAAAGCGCATCCCGCAGGACGGCCGCATCCAGATCAATTTCAGCGGCAAGCAGATCGATCTTCGTGTCTCCTCGCTCCCGACCGCGCATGGCGAATCCATCGTCATGCGTATTCTCGACAAGGAAGGCCTCTCGCTCGGTCTCCCCGAGCTCGGTTTTCTCAGTGACGACCAGGCGACGATGGAGAAGATCATCTCGATGCCCGACGGCATCTTTCTCGTCACCGGCCCCACCGGTTCCGGCAAGACGACGACGCTCTACTCCTGCCTCCACTTCATCAACAAGCCCGACCGCAAGCTCATCACCGTCGAGGACCCGGTCGAATACCAGCTCTCCGGCGTCAACCAGGTGCCCGTGCGCCACGAAGTCGGCATGACGTTTGCCTCCGCCCTGCGCGCCATGTTGCGCCAGGCGCCCAATATCGTGATGGTCGGTGAAATCCGCGATCTCGAGACGGCCGAAATCGCGATCAACGCCTCGCTGACCGGTCACATGGTGTTTTCCACGCTCCACACCAACGACGCTCCCGGCGCCGTCACCCGTCTCATCGACATCGGCGTGAAACCCTTCCTCGTGTCGACCTCGCTCCGCGCCGTCATGGCGCAGCGCCTCGTCCGCAAGATCTGCAAACACTGCAAGAAGCCCTGGGTGCCCGATCCCCGCGAACTCCGTTCGCTCAACATCACCGCCCAGCAGGCGTCCGGCGCGACCTTCATGAAAGGCACCGGCTGCGCCGAGTGCCACAACACCGGCTATCGCGGCCGCTCCGGCATTTTCGAGATCTTCATCGTCAACGACGAAATCCAGCGGATGATCTACGACAACGTCGGCACCTCGCGGCTCCGCGAGAAAGCCCGCTCCCTCGGCATGCGCACGATGCGCGAGGACGGCGTCCGCAAGGTTCTCGGCGGCTACACCACCATCGAGGAAGTCGTCTCCATCACCGTCGGCGACGCGAATTGA